The Delphinus delphis chromosome 11, mDelDel1.2, whole genome shotgun sequence DNA segment GAAGTAACTGCCCAGCCAGTTTGCGTCACTGCCTCggagagcagagagcagagcgAGCTGGGGAGAGCAGACAAGTTTGAAGGGGAGGGCAGGCAGAGTCAGCAGCCCCCGGGGCGCTCCTCTCCCACCGCCCAtccctttcccctcttcttccccAGCTTCCCTCTCTGCCCTTCGCTATTTCCCCGAAAACCCCTTATTTAGCCAAAGGAAGGAGGTAAGGGgaatcctctcccctccccccctccaaaaaaaccccccaattTTCCAGTCCGGAGATCGCAGGGGCGCGAGTGGGCACCCAGCTGGCCATGGAGCTGCTGTGCGGAGAGGTGGACCCGGTCCGCAGGGCCGTGCCGGACGCCAACCTGCTCCACGACGACCGCGTGCTGCAGAACTTGCTGACCATCGAGGAGCGCTACCTTCCCCAGTGCTCCTACTTCAAGTGCGTGCAGAAGGACATCCAGCCCTACATGCGCAGGATGGTGGCCACCTGGATGCTGGAGGTAGGTCTGCAGGCAGGCGCACCGTCCGTCCCCGCCTGGACCCCAGACCCCACGCGGGGACCCTGAACCTGCGAGAGGGCAGCCTCCGCGCCCGCCTCCCCGCTGCTGCGCGAGAGGTTACCCCGTGCCCTCGGCGAGACGCGTGgcttcctttctgttccttgcGGGGTGCAAGATtaacggggggaggggggaggagggaggaggcaaATCTGGGAGCAGCGAGGCTGtcccggggcgggggtgggggagcatcCCGCGCGCGGGTGCCTGCCTGTGGCtgcctcctcccccccccccaccccgacctgtCTTTTGCGAAGCCGAGGCTGCTTTAGGTGCCTTGAAGAAGGGAGTAGGAGCGGGAAGCCGGGACCCCAAAGTTAAAAAATCAGCCCCCCCACCAAAGGCCAGGGCAAATTCGTCCTAGCCTCGGGTACCCCCCCCCCTCGCCTGTGGTCGCGACTCCGCGTTGGCACTAAGGGGGGAGGGCGGAGGGCGGAGGGAGAAGAGAAACGGGGAATTCGGGAGCCCCGGAAGTCACACTGAAGAAACGTGTGTTTTCGGGGAACCCAAAAGAACCACTTCTTTCCCCTCGCTCCGAACCCTTGCGGAGCGAGCCGTGTGCCCACGTCTGCACGGCTCCGGACCTGCCGTGGTTTCGCCATGTTGCTTTGTAAACTCGGGGTGGAGAGGCTGGAACGCGTCGCCCGCTCCCCCTCTCACCCCACTATCCCGGCCCCCCACTTCTGATGGCGCCTTCGCCCCCGATCCCCCCCTCCCTCACGAAGGTTACTTACGTTTCGGCCTTCAGTTTCCTGGGTGCGGAgagctgggtggggtgggaggggggaggaggtgtGTGCAGGGGCGATAGCGGGTCCCCCCCGAAGGAGAGGCCGGAGACCCCCGCGCCTCTCTCCGGCGGCTCCCCGTTCTCGTCTGTCCCCCAGCTCTTCGCCACCGTCCCCGGCCTCTGCCCTTGTGGGCCGCGGCCGGACACTCCCGCCGCCGCGCTCACCCCTGCAAGTTTCCCCCTCGGTATCCAAAGCCCCAGGGGTCGCGGTCCAGACCTTCCCGGCACCCCAAACCTCCGTTGCGGGTAGCCTGGGTCCTCTGTGGGGTTTTCACGGCGAAAGGTCTTGTCTGGGGTATTTCCtcgatttttaattattttttgaacccgtctcccctgcccCGACTCCGGCCGCCCAGGCTGCGCGGCGCTGGCTCCCTCCGCCCTCCCCCCgcttccccacctctccccacccacccccccaaatgAGGCGCCTGGGCCGCGGGGACTCCCCCCGACAATTTTTTCAATTGTCGGGAATGATAGAGCAGGGTCTGGGGGTCCGAATGAGACCAAGAACGAGACCCCCGGAGCCTCCggaatatttttattgattttttgaaaagatgacgaaatccaaaaaagagagtgAGTGAGTGCGAGCGAGCGGAGCGGTGAGCGGCCCACGGGGGCGGCGGGGCCGGAGCTGCTGCGCCCTCGGCCTCGGGGTCCTTAACCCACCTCTCCGGTGAGTTTTTAGGCTCCCGGGGAGGACCCCAGCGCGGATGGCCATTCAGATTGACCCCAATTTCCTCGCCTTCACTCTGATCGCTTATtctactcccctccccctcccccccgacaaattcaatatttttgtcGTTTTCCTAGATTGTGCggtttcccttttttcctcttttcctgataTTAtggtctccccccaccccgaccctgtCCCCTCGTGTCATAGGTCTGTGAGGAGCAGAAGTGCGAAGAAGAGGTCTTTCCTCTGGCCATCAATTACCTGGACCGCTTCTTGGCCGGAGTCCCAACTCCGAAGACCCATCTGCAGCTTCTGGGGGCCGTGTGCATGTTCCTGGCTTCCAAGCTCAAAGAGACCATCCCGCTGACCGCTGAGAAGTTGTGCATTTACACGGACAACTCCGTCAAGCCTCAGGAGCTGCTGGTAATGACTGCCTCCTTCCCCCCTGCCTTTCTGCTGTCCCCTATCCTAATAATATACTCTGATGCCGCTGCTCCCAGAACAGATCCTTAGGACCCCAAATTACCCATCCCTGACGTTTTCACACTTCTGGGAACTCTTTAACACGACGCTCCTTGCGTTCCTACTGTGTGCGGGGCTCTGTGCGAAGTACCGAGACTCCACCCATGAATAACGTCCTCACTCAGGGAGGTTTGTGTTGGTGAGATTCATTTGCAGCCGCTTACGTATGCAGAGGAGGCATGAAGCacagtgataaaatattttaattaaattccaAATTTTCAATCACGGAATTCCGAGACAGAAATCAACCTCTCACATGATTCTCAAATACACGTGTGGCGTGTCTCCTAAGAACCGGGAGTTCAAAGGTAGGTCTTAGGCACCTCTTAGAGTCTCAAGATACCCACACATAGTAGCTGTTCACTTAAATACCAGCTcattggcttttgagcagagtCAAATTGGGCCCTTTGTCAGAGGGTTGGGAGGCCTGAATTCCTGTCTCCGGTGGGGCTGTTACCTCTACATAGACACGGGGTCCTGTCTGGACTCTGGTTTTCTGCCCGCAAACCTTTTTCCCACCCGATAGGACTCTTTGCCCCCGTAGCTTCATACTTAAGACGGCCATGTGGCAGCAGCGTGGCATTGGTTGGGTGGCTCCAGAGGCCCACCTTCAGTGATCTGCACAGCCTATCTCCCAACTGTTTGGAAAAGGGGCCCCCTCttaccacccccctccccctccccctccccctccccgctggCCAGGCCTGCACTAAGTCCACAGGGCCCGGGACTGGCTGCCTGAACTGAGCTCTTTGTGAGAGGCCTTCCTCCCTGAGGCTGTGCTGCCACCTAGCGGCAGACATGTGCAAGGATGGGGAGGAATCTCCGAGAATGCAGAGGGGCATGAATGACCTCACCTTTGAACAGTTGCCAGATTTCAGCTGCTTCTGGTTTGGTCCGAGAGGCCCAGAAAGgtgctttcttctaggagatcTGCTTCCTTTAATAATGGTACAAGTCGAGTGGTTTATACTCACATTCCCCCGTGAGAAGGAGAGCTGAAATTTCAAGCCATCTTGGAAGACACTGACTGTTTAGTAGTCTATCTGGGTTTTCACCGCCAACCTCCCGTAAAAAAACCAAGGCAGACTTGAAGGCAGGTAAAGAGAGCATGGTTAAAATTGGGATCCAGTTATATGTCTCACGGGAGACGAGGAAAACGAATCTTCCTTTTGCTTCACTGTTTCAACATGGTGGGGGACTCGGGTATGTTTCAGAGCACCCCAATTTTTTTCCAGGGGCTTGCCAAGCTAATTTGTACTGCTGCAGACAAATCTGCCTTTTTCCAGTCTCTGTCTCTTTATCCCAGAAGTTGAGAACTGGAGGAGTCCTCCTATTTTACCAACAAGAAAGCCGaggccagggaaggggagggagttgGCCCAGACCACACAGCCAGCCGGTGCTGTGGGTCGCAGGCAGAATAGGGCTCTGGTGGCCGGCTTGGCAGGCGGAAGACAGTCGGTATCTTGGGGTGAATGGGGGAACGGACTAACACTGGTAAGCTGGTCGCTCATTCTGCTGATGACGATAGATCGATGGGCCTGTTTTTCCCTCTGACTGCACGTAGTTTTAAggctctctctttggcttgtttTCCTTTGAGCACAATTCCCCCCAACGTATCCCAATAAGGGAGAGAAACAAGGTTTTTCACTAGGTGGGCTGCTGGTGAGAGGCCCACAAGAGACAGGGTTGCACAGTGCCAGCATTTGGGCTGCGGGCTtctatgaccttgaacaaggACCTTCACCCTGCCCTGAATCACCTCCAGCTGCACAAGGGGGTTGCCAGTGACCATGAGGTCCTTCAGTCATGGTAACAAAGGCCGGTGAAACATTTCAGTGGAAGGGTGCCCCGTGTCTGAGTATCATTTCCCAAGATTTCTGCATTACGTGTCATGGGGGAAGTTTTAgcagcagagagaaaaatggtacattttGGCACCAACTACGAGCAAGCTAATTGGTTGCCAAGGATTTGGGCCAAGAAGCCTAATTTTGAGCTTTATTCTGTGTACATCATTTTTCCACGAGGATTAAAAAGACCATTAATCTGGTGATAGATATACAATAAATTGCTACGAAAGGGCTACAATGACCTTGGTGGTATCTTACCGTAGATTCAACCTTCTGGGTGGGCGGGCAGAAGCATCCCCTGGAATGGAAGTCAGGGTCGGGTGCGGGTCGGGGAGCTGGAGAGGCAGAGAAATAGAAGAAGGTACCATCTTGGCAACAGCTACCTGGGCGCTCATTATTTTCAGTGGAGCCTGACCTTTGAAGCCTGAGAAGAGCCGTCACCCACTTCAAAGCTTTAGGGCCACTCTGATAAACGGCCCCGCCTTCCAATCTAATGAGAATCGTTCCGAAGATTGGTCTGGATGCCAAGCCCCCAGTCCCGGATGCCAGGTCAGCCTGTGGGCTTTatactcttcccttcctccctccgtccCCAGGAGTGGGAGCTGGTGGTGCTGGGCAAGTTGAAGTGGAACCTGGCGGCCGTCACCCCCCACGACTTCATCGAGCACATCCTTCGCAAACTGCCTCAGCCCAGCGAGAAGCTGTCTCTGATCCGCAAGCACGCTCAGACCTTCATCGCTCTGTGCGCCACTGGTAGGAGCTGCTGGAGCCCGGTGGGGGCCTGGTGCTGGGGAGGGCTTTGGGGGGGGTGGATTCAAGGAGGAGGACCGCAGCCCTAACTTCCAGGGATTGGGGGGTCGAGGGGAGGGGGTCCCAAGTAATCTAGAGTCCAAGGTTTCATTCCTGGACTGTTTCTTCGTTCCTTTATCTCAGCTggtatattttctctctctgccaagctCATAAATGGTTTATGAGGACAGGTGtggtgaggggggaaaaaaaaacagtgcctgttaaaatattctttatggtGTCTAAAGTGCTCTTTGAAGATTATATATACTGCCCTCTGGTCGTGTTTCAATCTTTCATCTTTGGAGGAAAAGGATGGCTTGGAGATAAGCCCAAGAGGAAATTTGGAGGGGGGCGGGATGCAAATATAGGTCCGAGGAACGCTGTCAAGATAAATACCGCCTGCCCTGATAAGTGGTCGGGGAGGCCAGAGGAATTCTTTGGCCGCAGGGCATTTACTGCCTTCCGGCAGCTCCTTCTGCAGGGTTCGGGTGAACATGTGGGGTTTTCAGCAAGGACTGCTTCCTGCGCCTGGGCTCTGCTGCCCTCCCTCCACGTGTTGGGGTTTTGATGGCAGCCTTTTTAACGCTGCAACCGCGTTTTTTCTTTTCACGTTAAGAGCGCTACACCCACCCCATTGATCCCGCAATGGATACATAGTCCTCGTTGGCCCGTTTGCTTTGCAATTAACTGATAAACTAAAGGCAGCGGTTTGATACCGTCTCATCACATTGAACTTTGGCCAGTTTCTGCcgtcttccccctcccctcatctTTTTCCCCCCACCCCTAACGGTAGTGGCCATGGGAGAAACTCCGGACCCATCGTTGGCCAGGGTGGAGCGTCAGGAGTTCATATTTTCACAATCAGAAGTGTTAGGGAAAGAACTTGTTTGGGTGGACCTTTCCCCCCTGCCCCGGGGGAGAGGGCGGGGTTCACGGTTGCCAGGAGCATGTACTGGAATTGCAAAGGTGGGCCTGGGGCTTGACTTCTTTCAGTATCTTGTTACCTGTTAAGATGAGCACGTTATCTGCAATGTAGCGTACGTGCCCTGTTCACAGTCAAAAGGTCGGGCTTTGCTACTTCCCAGCCCgcgacctctctgaacctcagcctcttcatctgtaaaatatgcctATTGACACATGACGCTCCTACAGCCTTTTCAGGTGGTTAGGAAAACGGACATCAGAAGAGAGGTGATGTACAAGGAGGTCCTTTGTCAACCAGGCAAGGTGTAGGCGATGTGCCCTGGTACCAAATGTGAAAATGTCTCCGATTCTGACTTTTACTGAGTGGATACAATGacttccctaaccctaaccctgctaCCCCCATTTGAGTTTAGCAGGACGCCGTGCTCAGCCTTTGTGGGCTCAGATGCAGGGTCCAGCCCCCCCACTGTGGATCCCAGAGCAGGCTTCCCGTCCCTGAGCTTCCCAGATCCAGGCCCAGCCTCGTGGAGTGTCCGTGCCCTGTGCCCTTCCTGCAGCCCTGGGGGACCATTGTTTGCCCGTGATTCTCGCTGCCCTGCACACCGTAGCCCTTCTTCTGCTTCCTCCCCTTCTGCTGTCTGGCCTGGCCCCTAGAGGTCAGCCCCTCATTGACTTGTCATTTTGTCTCCCAGGCCCCGctgtcccttcctctccattGTCATGATTCACTGTGGAGAAGGGGTCAACCAGCCC contains these protein-coding regions:
- the CCND2 gene encoding G1/S-specific cyclin-D2, translating into MELLCGEVDPVRRAVPDANLLHDDRVLQNLLTIEERYLPQCSYFKCVQKDIQPYMRRMVATWMLEVCEEQKCEEEVFPLAINYLDRFLAGVPTPKTHLQLLGAVCMFLASKLKETIPLTAEKLCIYTDNSVKPQELLEWELVVLGKLKWNLAAVTPHDFIEHILRKLPQPSEKLSLIRKHAQTFIALCATDFKFAMYPPSMIATGSVGAAICGLQQDEDVSSLTGDALVDLLAKITNTDVDCLKACQEQIEVVLLNSLQQYRQDQGDGSKSEDELDQASTPTDVRDIDL